The Methylacidimicrobium sp. B4 genome contains a region encoding:
- a CDS encoding ABC transporter ATP-binding protein, with protein MISVENLTKEYAGFRAVQGISFAVQQGEIVGFLGPNGAGKTTTMRILAGYLPPTGGTVAVAGHDIVAESLEARRHVGYMPENVPLYTDLRVNEYLAYRARLKGVKGKKVGERVEAVNRLCHLEDVKNKIIGNLSKGYRQRVGLADALVHEPDLLILDEPTIGLDPHQIRAVRDLIRSLGERHTILLSSHILSEVEAVCTRVLILHRGRIEASDTAENLARLVRGGGLGAIRVEVSCPSEEARREFSRLAEVETVHCREEREGWSILEIASKGGKDLRDEIFSVVQRQNWRLREMSRVRASLEDIFVELTQD; from the coding sequence ATGATCTCGGTCGAAAACCTGACCAAAGAATATGCGGGATTCCGTGCCGTGCAAGGGATCTCCTTTGCCGTGCAACAAGGAGAGATCGTTGGATTTCTCGGGCCCAACGGCGCCGGCAAGACGACGACGATGCGCATCCTGGCCGGATACCTGCCCCCGACGGGCGGCACAGTAGCCGTCGCTGGCCACGATATCGTGGCGGAGTCCTTGGAAGCGCGGCGGCACGTCGGCTACATGCCGGAAAACGTTCCGCTCTACACCGATCTCCGCGTCAACGAGTATCTCGCCTACCGTGCTCGCCTCAAGGGGGTCAAGGGCAAGAAGGTGGGAGAAAGGGTGGAGGCGGTCAACCGCCTTTGCCATCTCGAGGATGTAAAGAACAAGATCATCGGGAACTTGTCGAAGGGCTACCGGCAGCGGGTCGGACTGGCCGACGCGCTGGTTCATGAGCCCGACCTGCTGATCCTGGATGAGCCGACGATCGGCTTGGATCCGCATCAGATTCGAGCGGTCCGGGATTTGATCCGGTCCTTGGGCGAGCGTCACACGATCTTGCTTTCGAGCCACATCCTCAGCGAGGTGGAGGCGGTTTGTACCCGGGTATTGATCCTGCATCGCGGACGAATCGAGGCCTCGGACACGGCGGAAAATCTCGCTCGCCTGGTGCGGGGGGGCGGCCTGGGGGCGATTCGCGTAGAGGTATCTTGCCCTTCGGAGGAGGCGCGGCGGGAGTTCTCCCGATTGGCGGAGGTCGAAACGGTGCATTGCCGCGAGGAGCGAGAGGGATGGTCGATCCTCGAGATCGCGTCGAAGGGGGGCAAGGATCTTCGAGATGAGATCTTTTCGGTCGTGCAGAGGCAAAACTGGCGTCTTCGGGAAATGTCCCGTGTGCGGGCTTCCCTGGAGGATATTTTCGTGGAGCTGACGCAGGATTGA
- a CDS encoding FKBP-type peptidyl-prolyl cis-trans isomerase — protein sequence MHAQDQPLPPSGAGESAGEEKVVTTPSGLKYVDLVVGTGNPVQPGKRVTVDYVGKLEDGKVFDSSHSHGKPFTFVMGQRGVIAGWTEGIATMREGGKRNLTIPPQLGYGADGAGDVIPPNAVLLFEIEVLKVE from the coding sequence ATGCACGCACAGGATCAGCCTCTGCCCCCATCCGGGGCGGGAGAAAGCGCAGGAGAAGAGAAGGTTGTGACGACCCCGTCGGGCCTCAAGTACGTCGACCTCGTGGTAGGCACCGGAAATCCGGTGCAACCGGGGAAGCGGGTGACGGTCGACTACGTGGGGAAGCTGGAAGACGGAAAAGTCTTCGACAGCTCCCACTCTCACGGGAAGCCCTTTACCTTCGTGATGGGCCAGCGAGGAGTGATTGCGGGCTGGACCGAAGGAATCGCCACCATGCGCGAGGGAGGGAAGCGCAACCTGACCATTCCTCCCCAGCTCGGGTATGGGGCGGACGGAGCGGGGGATGTCATTCCTCCCAATGCCGTCCTTCTCTTCGAGATCGAAGTGCTCAAGGTGGAATAG
- a CDS encoding ferritin, producing the protein MKTTLISAKIVPELHRQIGSELEAFLQYLAIAAYFEKAALPRLAAHFAQQAEEERGHAMRFLQFLVDNDTDVAIPAVPAPEAHFRDAEHAVALSLERELRVTEEIHSLLRLAREENDFTSETFLHWFVKEQLEEVSTVDQLLKMIQRAGGQRLLLIEDFLARSDQPKLAKETGREGG; encoded by the coding sequence ATGAAAACCACTCTCATCAGCGCCAAGATCGTACCGGAGCTCCACCGGCAGATCGGCAGCGAGCTCGAGGCTTTCCTGCAATACCTGGCGATCGCGGCCTATTTCGAAAAAGCGGCCTTGCCTCGGCTGGCGGCTCACTTTGCCCAGCAAGCCGAGGAGGAGCGGGGGCATGCAATGCGCTTCCTCCAGTTCCTGGTCGACAATGATACCGATGTAGCGATCCCCGCGGTCCCAGCACCCGAGGCGCACTTCCGCGATGCCGAGCACGCCGTAGCGCTCTCCCTGGAGCGGGAGCTGCGCGTCACGGAGGAGATCCATTCGCTTTTGCGGCTGGCGCGGGAGGAAAACGACTTCACCTCGGAAACCTTTCTTCACTGGTTTGTAAAGGAGCAGCTCGAAGAGGTCTCGACGGTCGATCAACTGCTCAAGATGATCCAGAGGGCCGGCGGGCAACGCCTCTTGCTGATCGAGGATTTTTTGGCTCGCTCCGACCAGCCGAAGTTGGCTAAGGAGACGGGGAGAGAAGGCGGATAG
- a CDS encoding TonB-dependent siderophore receptor — MKRGEWKRKRRGFPLSGFLIASALLIGTVHADESDSTPVPTASGSATGQTTENGQGNDQTPVSGSGKAKQSGWTGIVQQTEPETKKKSQSSGGAVEMQEVTVSGESEWTSPDLTSGEPNAPILPTTAPVVSTFGTPINVMDAPRQITPVNQTLLRASGAPYQGFMDPLSISSILPTAYTQFNWGMGNAVTIRGRQANPYINGIEMTMQDDAVQMFPFSWNMVENMDIQEGPANAVFGATQASSGSVNYITKQPYFDQFRGRVWDTTGMYQQYLWGADLGGPVDKEGKLAWRFSYMGQDQGSYYQYMYNQQQNFYFTAGWKPTDNYSVNFYGDYGMYNWYPQAFDLMNRPTNNLIQNGLYSTGVAPGFPYSVAQGGPVTGSAINPPYNTYAGPLAGVNRRATIYSPYGGGNANSGMAQLVQTVQVNDDLQIVNNSLLLYTKTEWLEPQLYSEMYTPGDYEFDNRTEVRWTFDPLASEPEKPKTKEEKGLENVFGKLLLKSSVDTGIEWHYQYNDDYFSTTAWAAGNSWSIVNPTNPALANPALFYLPGTTQFNSFVNNPKAGAGGLWHVPGAPANYYYSPLSGSGGSTFGHYWEISPFWQHNLQITDKFALYFGVRASAYFWDYTTPQGPAGMPQIPGLTTASVNEDSIAPLINISPTYKPFDWMTAYFNYNWSYVNNVGVLGGAAPNFNAASFRLLNQLIEGGIKFNLLSDKLFITAAGFTQEQQLNNIALPATPAIITGYEVNIAYQPDKHWWVRAGYIDMHGVEDWSSISTGPSMRQDYSTAYALQQMYALNTNVGLPSGVYNMIGFPEQYASATITYTSDMGLGGTVQGIVMSDQYLDYLGTAKIPTQYILNAQIFYARPKWEARIYIYNFTNQNYWLPAGLGSAGSRAFNESEIVAGWPFWIEGNVVFKF; from the coding sequence ATGAAACGAGGTGAGTGGAAGAGGAAGAGACGAGGATTTCCGCTATCCGGGTTTTTGATTGCATCGGCGCTCTTGATCGGGACGGTCCACGCGGACGAGAGCGATTCCACCCCGGTCCCGACGGCGAGCGGCTCGGCGACGGGCCAAACCACCGAGAACGGCCAGGGGAATGACCAGACCCCCGTCAGTGGGAGTGGAAAGGCGAAGCAATCGGGATGGACGGGGATCGTCCAGCAGACCGAGCCCGAAACGAAGAAAAAGAGCCAGAGTAGCGGAGGTGCGGTCGAGATGCAGGAGGTGACCGTCTCGGGTGAGTCGGAGTGGACCTCGCCCGACCTGACCTCGGGGGAGCCCAACGCCCCCATCCTGCCCACGACGGCTCCGGTGGTCTCCACATTCGGGACGCCAATCAACGTGATGGATGCGCCGCGGCAGATCACGCCGGTCAACCAGACGCTGCTCCGGGCGTCGGGAGCCCCCTATCAGGGATTTATGGATCCGCTTTCGATCTCCTCCATCCTCCCCACCGCCTACACGCAGTTCAATTGGGGGATGGGTAATGCCGTGACGATCCGCGGTCGGCAGGCCAATCCCTACATCAACGGCATCGAGATGACCATGCAGGACGATGCCGTTCAAATGTTTCCCTTTAGTTGGAACATGGTGGAGAACATGGACATCCAGGAGGGCCCGGCCAACGCGGTCTTTGGGGCGACCCAGGCGTCGAGCGGAAGTGTGAACTACATCACGAAGCAGCCCTACTTCGATCAGTTCCGGGGCCGGGTCTGGGACACGACCGGCATGTATCAGCAATACCTCTGGGGAGCGGATCTGGGCGGTCCGGTCGACAAGGAGGGAAAGCTCGCCTGGCGCTTCTCCTACATGGGTCAGGACCAGGGCAGCTACTACCAGTACATGTACAACCAGCAGCAAAACTTCTACTTCACAGCCGGATGGAAGCCCACCGACAACTACTCGGTCAACTTCTACGGCGACTACGGCATGTATAACTGGTATCCGCAGGCCTTCGACCTCATGAACCGGCCGACCAACAACCTGATTCAAAACGGACTCTATAGCACCGGGGTGGCGCCGGGATTTCCCTACAGTGTCGCGCAGGGAGGACCGGTAACTGGCTCAGCAATCAATCCCCCCTACAATACGTACGCGGGACCGCTGGCGGGGGTGAACCGGCGCGCGACGATCTACAGCCCCTACGGGGGCGGGAACGCCAACAGTGGGATGGCTCAGCTCGTGCAGACGGTGCAAGTCAACGACGATCTCCAGATCGTGAACAATTCGTTGCTCTTGTATACCAAGACCGAGTGGTTGGAGCCGCAGCTCTACTCGGAAATGTATACTCCGGGCGACTATGAGTTTGACAACCGGACGGAGGTCCGGTGGACTTTCGATCCTCTCGCCAGCGAGCCCGAGAAGCCGAAGACCAAGGAGGAAAAAGGGCTCGAGAATGTCTTTGGCAAGCTCCTGCTGAAGAGCTCGGTCGATACCGGCATCGAATGGCACTACCAATACAACGACGACTATTTCTCGACCACCGCCTGGGCCGCTGGGAACTCCTGGAGCATCGTGAACCCGACGAATCCCGCGCTCGCCAACCCGGCGCTCTTCTACCTTCCGGGAACCACGCAGTTCAATAGCTTCGTCAACAATCCGAAAGCCGGCGCGGGCGGCCTCTGGCATGTTCCCGGCGCTCCGGCGAACTACTACTACAGCCCGCTCAGCGGCTCCGGGGGAAGCACTTTTGGCCACTATTGGGAGATTTCGCCATTCTGGCAGCACAATCTGCAGATCACGGACAAATTCGCGCTCTATTTCGGCGTGCGAGCTTCGGCCTACTTTTGGGATTATACGACGCCGCAGGGGCCGGCTGGAATGCCGCAGATCCCAGGGCTGACGACGGCATCGGTCAATGAGGACTCGATCGCGCCCTTGATCAACATCAGCCCGACCTATAAGCCGTTTGACTGGATGACCGCCTACTTCAACTACAACTGGTCTTATGTGAACAATGTGGGCGTGCTCGGCGGTGCGGCACCTAACTTCAACGCCGCTTCGTTTCGGCTCCTGAACCAGTTGATCGAAGGAGGCATCAAGTTCAACCTGCTCAGTGACAAGCTCTTTATTACCGCTGCCGGGTTTACCCAGGAGCAGCAGCTCAACAACATTGCCCTGCCGGCAACCCCCGCGATCATCACCGGATATGAGGTGAACATCGCCTACCAGCCGGATAAGCACTGGTGGGTGCGTGCCGGATACATCGACATGCACGGGGTCGAAGATTGGTCGTCGATCTCGACTGGACCCAGCATGCGGCAGGACTATTCGACGGCATACGCCTTGCAGCAGATGTACGCCCTCAACACGAATGTCGGCCTTCCGTCCGGAGTCTACAACATGATTGGGTTCCCGGAGCAGTATGCGAGTGCGACGATCACCTACACCTCCGACATGGGGTTGGGCGGTACAGTGCAGGGGATCGTGATGAGCGATCAATATCTGGACTACCTGGGAACGGCCAAAATTCCGACGCAGTATATTTTGAATGCTCAGATCTTCTATGCGCGGCCGAAGTGGGAGGCGAGGATCTATATCTACAACTTTACGAATCAGAACTACTGGCTGCCGGCGGGCTTGGGATCGGCGGGAAGCCGCGCCTTCAACGAGAGCGAGATCGTTGCAGGCTGGCCCTTCTGGATCGAAGGGAATGTCGTCTTCAAGTTTTAG
- a CDS encoding bifunctional YncE family protein/alkaline phosphatase family protein, whose amino-acid sequence MLMAALVGCLPWPPSGWADEPKESRETLRKALLPTGVRIDLSPIRDLRLDPLSVGSGETRLPVSGSFAMARSPAGDTLLVLSSGYNKRFGPDGKAIPELSHEYVFVFDISQGPPEQRAAIPLPSSFCGIDWNPDGKEFYVSGGGEDQVYVFAKTGDGWASPRPPLPLGHERGNGIETRPLAAGLRVDPEGQLLLVANYANDSVTLIQIADGKKVAELDLRPGKIDPKERGIPGGEYPIDVAWVGREKAYVASLRDREIVVVGIKAGKMRVLGRIALPGQPNRIVVNRDRSRAYATEDNSDQVAVIDTEADRLIESIPCVSEPRAAHSEEPRKGASPNNLCLDPSEKLLYVTNGGMNGLSVIELGSEARGIAGRAEEGRKESRSRVVALIPTGWYPTAVASNPSGSWLYVATGKSVAGPNDQGCPRPLPEPRDFFQSWRSKNEYILQKALGQLQSFPRPDPALYRELSERVWRNNQRLDPARGDEAVLRTLRRRIRHILYVVKENRGYDQLFGDLKKGDGDPSLAILAPYCPNERRLAEQFVLLDNFLDSGEVSGDGWNWSTEARATDITEKTVPLHYAGRGPTYDFEGENRNIAVGLASQEERKRADPALPEDPDLLPGTRSVAAPDGPEGEVGLGYLWDAALRQGISVRNYGFFGDLTRYHLPKENPFFVPLSRHPFAEKTIQFIPDNPTLAKVSDLYYRGFDMKYADYWRYKEWEREFDEYARKGNLPALELIRLPHDHFGSFREAADKVDTVEAQMADNDFAVGLLVEKIARSRYKDDTLIFVVEDDAQNAADHVDAHRSIALVAGPYVKRGVTIRRRYTTVSVLKTIEEILGFGPLSFYDQGAEPMTDLFDLAERSWTYQAVVPDALLGTNLPVDGRERIGAPGRHDAAFWERLLGDQDFSDADRLDPERFNRALWTGLKGKDAPWPISSVKGQ is encoded by the coding sequence ATGCTGATGGCTGCTCTGGTCGGTTGCTTGCCCTGGCCACCCTCTGGTTGGGCCGATGAGCCCAAGGAGAGTCGAGAGACCCTGAGGAAGGCTCTGCTTCCTACCGGCGTGCGGATCGATCTCTCCCCGATCCGGGATCTCCGCCTCGACCCTCTCTCGGTGGGTTCCGGAGAGACCAGGCTGCCGGTCTCCGGCTCCTTTGCGATGGCGAGGAGCCCTGCGGGCGATACGTTGCTCGTCCTCAGCTCAGGGTACAACAAGCGATTCGGGCCCGATGGGAAGGCGATTCCCGAGCTCTCGCACGAATACGTCTTCGTCTTCGACATCTCCCAAGGCCCTCCAGAGCAAAGGGCCGCCATTCCTCTCCCGAGCTCCTTTTGCGGCATCGATTGGAATCCAGACGGGAAGGAGTTCTACGTCTCAGGCGGGGGAGAGGATCAGGTCTACGTTTTTGCAAAAACTGGAGACGGCTGGGCATCGCCCCGTCCCCCGCTTCCCTTGGGGCACGAGAGGGGGAATGGGATCGAAACCCGGCCGCTGGCCGCCGGGCTGCGGGTCGATCCGGAGGGGCAGCTCCTGCTCGTCGCCAACTACGCCAACGACTCGGTCACCCTGATCCAAATCGCCGATGGGAAGAAGGTTGCCGAGCTCGACTTGCGACCGGGGAAGATCGATCCCAAGGAGCGGGGAATCCCCGGCGGGGAGTATCCGATCGATGTCGCTTGGGTGGGAAGGGAGAAGGCGTATGTCGCCAGCCTTCGGGATCGGGAGATCGTGGTCGTCGGGATCAAAGCGGGGAAGATGCGCGTTTTGGGCCGAATTGCCCTCCCGGGCCAGCCGAACCGGATCGTGGTCAACCGCGATCGGAGCCGAGCCTACGCGACCGAGGACAACTCGGACCAGGTTGCCGTGATCGACACGGAGGCCGATCGGCTCATCGAATCGATCCCCTGCGTTTCCGAGCCGCGCGCCGCCCATTCCGAAGAACCGCGCAAGGGAGCCTCTCCCAACAACCTCTGCCTCGATCCATCGGAGAAGCTTCTCTACGTCACCAATGGCGGGATGAACGGCCTCTCGGTGATCGAGCTTGGTTCCGAGGCGCGGGGAATCGCAGGCCGGGCGGAGGAGGGGCGCAAGGAGTCGAGGAGCAGGGTGGTCGCCCTGATCCCGACCGGATGGTACCCGACGGCGGTTGCGAGCAACCCGAGCGGGAGCTGGCTCTACGTGGCGACGGGAAAGAGCGTGGCGGGGCCAAACGACCAGGGTTGCCCCCGCCCTCTTCCCGAGCCTCGCGACTTCTTCCAGAGTTGGAGGTCAAAAAACGAGTATATCCTCCAGAAGGCGCTGGGGCAGCTGCAGAGCTTCCCGCGACCCGATCCGGCGCTCTATCGGGAGCTCTCCGAGCGGGTTTGGCGGAATAACCAGAGGCTCGACCCGGCCCGAGGCGACGAAGCCGTTCTACGAACGCTGCGCCGGCGCATCCGCCATATTCTCTATGTCGTCAAGGAAAACCGCGGCTATGACCAGCTCTTCGGCGACTTGAAGAAGGGAGATGGGGATCCGAGCCTCGCCATCTTGGCTCCCTACTGCCCGAATGAGCGCCGGCTGGCCGAACAATTCGTGCTCTTGGACAACTTCCTCGATAGCGGAGAGGTGAGCGGAGATGGCTGGAACTGGAGCACGGAGGCCCGGGCCACCGACATTACCGAGAAGACGGTTCCCCTCCACTACGCCGGCCGAGGGCCGACCTACGATTTCGAGGGGGAGAACCGGAACATCGCCGTCGGCCTGGCGAGCCAGGAGGAGAGGAAGAGAGCGGATCCCGCACTTCCCGAGGATCCCGATCTCCTCCCCGGAACCCGGAGTGTCGCCGCTCCGGATGGTCCCGAGGGAGAGGTGGGGTTGGGCTACCTCTGGGATGCGGCCTTGCGTCAGGGAATCAGCGTCCGCAACTATGGCTTCTTCGGCGATCTGACCCGATACCATCTCCCCAAGGAGAATCCTTTCTTCGTTCCCCTTTCGCGGCACCCCTTTGCCGAGAAGACGATTCAGTTCATCCCGGACAATCCTACGCTGGCCAAGGTGAGTGACCTCTACTACCGGGGCTTCGACATGAAGTATGCCGACTACTGGCGGTACAAGGAGTGGGAGCGCGAGTTCGATGAGTATGCGAGGAAGGGAAATCTCCCCGCCCTGGAGCTGATCCGGCTTCCCCACGACCATTTCGGCTCCTTCCGGGAGGCGGCGGACAAGGTGGACACGGTCGAGGCGCAGATGGCGGATAACGACTTTGCGGTCGGCCTTCTCGTGGAGAAGATCGCTCGAAGCCGCTACAAGGATGACACGCTCATCTTTGTCGTCGAGGATGATGCGCAGAACGCCGCGGATCATGTCGATGCCCATCGGAGCATCGCCCTTGTGGCGGGCCCCTACGTCAAGCGGGGGGTGACCATCCGCCGGAGGTATACCACCGTGAGCGTTCTGAAGACGATCGAGGAGATTCTCGGCTTTGGCCCGCTCTCCTTTTACGACCAGGGTGCCGAGCCCATGACCGACCTCTTTGATCTGGCGGAGCGAAGTTGGACCTACCAGGCGGTCGTGCCCGACGCCCTGCTCGGGACTAACCTTCCCGTCGACGGCCGGGAACGGATCGGAGCCCCTGGCCGACACGACGCCGCTTTTTGGGAGCGGCTCCTGGGTGATCAGGATTTCTCGGACGCAGACCGGCTCGATCCGGAGCGATTCAATCGCGCCTTGTGGACAGGCTTGAAAGGGAAGGACGCTCCCTGGCCGATTTCTTCCGTAAAGGGCCAGTAG
- a CDS encoding tetratricopeptide repeat protein — MNWTIRTAVRATRVALGLSVLVLGGVFSEAFGAPAPKAAGIRNVAVAPQMILGANGEGKRAQELLQSGHSAEAQVAAEGDLHTSIARSGFSSFGLMVPYNNLGVVYTAEGKFADAHKMFSRAIGLGKAAVSQGQMASGYSGGSTYTQAGAGGGRGVAVQKKLLALCLFNNGVAYRKEGDLAKAERFQVDARRLDPSLPELK, encoded by the coding sequence ATGAACTGGACAATTCGAACGGCGGTTCGCGCCACGCGGGTCGCTCTAGGGCTTAGCGTGCTCGTTCTCGGGGGAGTCTTCTCGGAGGCGTTCGGGGCTCCCGCTCCCAAGGCGGCCGGGATACGGAACGTTGCCGTCGCTCCGCAAATGATCCTCGGCGCGAACGGGGAGGGCAAGCGAGCGCAAGAGCTGCTGCAGTCGGGCCATTCGGCCGAGGCGCAGGTGGCAGCGGAAGGCGACCTCCACACCTCGATCGCTCGCTCGGGCTTTAGCTCCTTCGGGCTCATGGTGCCCTACAACAACTTGGGCGTCGTCTATACAGCGGAAGGAAAGTTTGCCGATGCGCACAAGATGTTTTCCCGGGCGATTGGGCTTGGGAAGGCAGCGGTGAGCCAAGGACAGATGGCGTCCGGTTACAGCGGGGGATCGACCTATACGCAGGCAGGAGCGGGCGGGGGAAGAGGGGTCGCGGTGCAGAAGAAGCTTCTCGCCCTCTGCCTCTTCAATAATGGGGTCGCCTACAGGAAAGAAGGGGATCTGGCAAAGGCGGAGCGCTTTCAAGTTGATGCGCGCAGGCTGGATCCCTCCCTGCCGGAGTTGAAATAG
- a CDS encoding tetratricopeptide repeat protein, which translates to MCRIAIALLAAGIVGWCVPTEVSAGSESWESRLVDLRVVTKSGSERALRGIVVSADGRLLTVSAGLEDASRITAKRWNLRPIRCTGWLAADPGTGLVLLQVEGVDLSAVRILAPDNLPPEGGETFTVPRPSTEDPKGEAAFLRIPAPELPAGSGELLWLGGKVEEILPGSPVFNERDQFVGLVRIVDADNHRLGVVRVSAPLEMLDRADLAAEAAAVRQSMEKLAARGQDPAVTNSPAWRDLQGAVGPKEAEAAADRLVAAAPRSASAWTVAAFAYLQGRALEKAEFAAKKVVAFFPQDPSALLLLGEAEALRGRYGPAIDAFLEAKERGASAAEVSLLLGKCFFAERQWEKACDEFRAYLRFRPRHTSAWLALGEALLKSQSCEEAAKAYTRAARLNPQSVRAWAGMAESYRVAKRWEDAASAYTELTLLEPKNSGAWFNLGLALLHSEQLPFARASFLRVVQLNPKDREGWFNLAVLSQRARDARTAIQAYRKALEIDPSFGAAWFNLGVVLREIRRYEAASLAWKKAEAFLPGDVRPVANLALLEEALHRPSERDLELQKLDTMDAGLAQQIRSQIALGARQAQQQ; encoded by the coding sequence GTGTGCCGAATCGCCATCGCCCTGCTTGCCGCTGGAATCGTCGGATGGTGCGTGCCGACCGAGGTCTCTGCCGGCTCGGAATCCTGGGAAAGTCGCCTGGTCGACCTGAGGGTCGTAACGAAGAGTGGGAGCGAGCGGGCCCTTCGTGGGATCGTCGTTTCGGCGGATGGCCGGCTGCTTACGGTTTCAGCGGGTCTGGAGGATGCCTCTCGCATTACGGCCAAGCGCTGGAACCTTCGGCCCATCCGCTGCACGGGGTGGCTTGCCGCGGACCCGGGAACGGGTTTGGTGCTCTTGCAGGTGGAAGGGGTCGATCTCTCCGCCGTCCGCATCCTAGCGCCGGACAATTTGCCACCGGAAGGTGGAGAGACCTTTACGGTCCCTCGACCGAGCACGGAGGACCCCAAGGGGGAAGCGGCCTTCCTTCGGATCCCGGCGCCGGAGCTCCCGGCCGGCAGCGGAGAGCTGCTCTGGCTGGGGGGCAAGGTAGAAGAGATCCTGCCGGGGAGCCCGGTCTTCAACGAACGGGATCAGTTCGTCGGCTTGGTACGGATCGTGGATGCCGACAATCACCGCCTGGGAGTGGTGCGTGTGAGCGCGCCGCTGGAGATGCTCGATCGGGCCGACTTGGCGGCGGAGGCGGCGGCCGTGCGGCAGAGCATGGAAAAGCTGGCGGCGCGGGGGCAGGACCCCGCGGTAACCAATAGCCCGGCGTGGCGGGATCTGCAGGGTGCGGTTGGCCCGAAGGAAGCGGAAGCGGCGGCCGATCGGCTCGTCGCGGCCGCTCCCCGGTCCGCGTCGGCCTGGACCGTCGCGGCGTTCGCCTACTTGCAGGGGAGGGCGCTTGAAAAGGCCGAGTTTGCCGCCAAGAAGGTGGTCGCCTTCTTCCCGCAGGATCCGTCGGCGCTGCTGCTCCTCGGGGAGGCCGAAGCGCTCCGGGGCCGCTATGGTCCCGCCATCGACGCCTTTCTGGAGGCCAAGGAGCGGGGAGCTTCGGCAGCGGAGGTTTCGCTGCTCCTTGGGAAGTGCTTTTTCGCGGAGCGGCAGTGGGAGAAGGCGTGCGATGAGTTTCGCGCCTATCTCCGCTTCCGGCCCAGGCATACTTCTGCCTGGCTAGCCCTCGGAGAGGCGCTGCTCAAATCGCAGAGCTGCGAGGAAGCGGCCAAAGCCTATACGCGGGCGGCACGCCTCAATCCCCAGTCGGTTCGCGCCTGGGCGGGGATGGCGGAGAGCTATCGGGTTGCGAAGCGTTGGGAAGACGCGGCTTCCGCCTACACCGAGCTGACCCTGCTCGAGCCGAAGAACAGTGGAGCCTGGTTTAACCTGGGGCTCGCCCTCCTGCACAGCGAGCAGCTCCCTTTTGCCCGCGCGTCCTTCCTTCGGGTCGTTCAGCTCAATCCCAAAGACCGGGAAGGTTGGTTTAACCTTGCGGTGCTGAGCCAGAGGGCCCGGGATGCGCGAACGGCCATTCAAGCCTACCGGAAGGCGCTCGAGATCGATCCGAGCTTCGGCGCGGCCTGGTTTAACCTGGGCGTAGTGCTTCGGGAGATCCGCCGCTACGAAGCGGCGTCCTTGGCCTGGAAGAAGGCCGAGGCCTTTCTTCCCGGCGATGTCCGTCCGGTCGCCAACCTCGCCCTGCTCGAGGAGGCGCTCCACCGTCCTTCGGAGCGGGACCTCGAGCTGCAAAAGCTCGACACCATGGATGCGGGACTCGCCCAGCAGATCCGGTCTCAGATTGCGCTCGGCGCGCGGCAGGCTCAGCAGCAGTAA
- a CDS encoding ParA family protein — protein MNVIAVANQKGGVGKTTTAINLAACLAELGKRVLLIDTDPQANATSGLGGVIAPGGSLRPVLLGQKRLREQIVSTIVPHLELLPSEIELAAIESAFAGSESPLFHLRSALQPLREAQDYEIVLLDTPPSLGLLMANALAAADLVLVPLQCEYYALEGLSKILDLLDKLGTVGEGSRVRMLGILMTMFDVRTNLSQQVVEDVRRHVPHLLFQTLIPRSIRLAEAPSHGKPITTYDPSSVGAVSYRHFCAEFLARLSA, from the coding sequence ATGAACGTCATTGCGGTCGCGAACCAAAAAGGGGGAGTCGGCAAGACGACGACCGCCATTAACCTCGCCGCCTGCTTGGCCGAGCTCGGGAAACGGGTCCTCTTGATCGACACCGATCCGCAGGCGAATGCCACCAGCGGGTTGGGTGGCGTGATCGCACCGGGCGGGAGCCTTCGTCCGGTCCTCCTGGGCCAGAAGCGGCTTCGCGAGCAGATCGTCTCCACGATCGTTCCGCATCTCGAGCTGCTCCCCTCCGAGATCGAGCTCGCCGCAATCGAAAGCGCCTTTGCCGGCTCCGAGTCTCCGCTCTTCCACCTGCGGAGCGCCTTGCAGCCGCTTCGCGAAGCGCAGGACTACGAGATCGTCTTGCTCGACACCCCCCCTTCCCTCGGCCTGCTCATGGCCAATGCCCTTGCCGCCGCCGATCTCGTCCTCGTTCCGCTCCAGTGCGAATACTACGCCCTGGAAGGGCTCTCCAAGATCCTCGACCTTCTCGACAAGCTCGGCACCGTCGGCGAGGGAAGCAGGGTCCGCATGCTCGGCATCCTCATGACCATGTTTGACGTTCGAACCAACTTGAGCCAGCAGGTCGTCGAGGATGTGCGCCGCCATGTCCCGCATCTTCTCTTCCAGACGCTCATTCCCCGTTCCATCCGGCTCGCCGAAGCGCCGAGCCACGGAAAGCCGATCACCACCTACGACCCCTCGAGCGTGGGTGCCGTGAGCTATCGCCATTTCTGCGCGGAGTTTCTTGCCCGGCTATCCGCTTAG